A window of the Bdellovibrio sp. ZAP7 genome harbors these coding sequences:
- a CDS encoding DUF2334 domain-containing protein: MRPLLAIFSLLLIMSAATAANAASCVNIYYDRSPDATYWMGKTYATFLQNLMGHFPEYQQVVSTVESYKKGDIDKCAATIYIGSYFDNAVPADFLKDFTETKTNVAWLGYNTWKLGKDFDNVFGYSYEKISSLDRQNLDFKARPSFFKNILYKGEKFFKYGDFSQTQNGQFLAEFEQSLFKPVAPEKSQVLAKAQQNVTGEEAPYILRAGNHFYVADVPFSFMHEADRYLVFADVLFDILNAKPRHNDKYAFLRIEDVHALVPLSWLYITNKVLKEEQVPLNISIIPIFYDPLKQYTNNPNEQLLSMDRVPAFMNYIQDSKAQGANFIWHGVTHQYKNQFNPHSGTSGDDFEFFDVANNGPIAEDSVGYVMDKLEDGFSVLQKAGITPKIWLTPHYQASTLDNIIFANVFSWNVGRVIYYNFKAQGLTPSADPALWLETKAANGKQLRDQFFKDLKVTTGSKNWSGQFFPYEIFGDVHGQRVIPENLGNSQPFQNDHVTNPRSKEDIVADAKRNLVLRDAWASFFYHPFLFTTYEDGGRGSYPGDASELRFILQELKKMGYKFIDINDFTNKNTKFKRPEPIYKDVQ; this comes from the coding sequence ATGAGACCACTATTAGCGATTTTCAGTCTATTGCTTATCATGAGCGCCGCAACCGCAGCCAATGCGGCTTCTTGCGTGAATATCTATTATGATCGCTCACCCGATGCGACATACTGGATGGGCAAAACTTATGCGACTTTCTTGCAAAACCTTATGGGTCACTTCCCAGAGTATCAGCAAGTCGTATCTACGGTAGAGTCCTACAAAAAAGGCGATATCGACAAGTGCGCAGCAACGATCTATATCGGATCTTATTTTGACAATGCAGTTCCTGCTGACTTCTTAAAAGATTTCACTGAAACGAAAACCAACGTGGCTTGGCTCGGTTACAACACCTGGAAACTGGGTAAAGACTTCGACAACGTCTTTGGCTATAGCTATGAAAAGATCAGCTCCCTGGATCGCCAAAATCTTGATTTCAAAGCTCGCCCAAGTTTCTTTAAGAACATCCTCTATAAAGGTGAAAAGTTCTTTAAGTATGGCGATTTCAGCCAAACTCAAAACGGTCAATTCCTGGCGGAGTTCGAACAATCTTTGTTCAAACCGGTCGCTCCAGAAAAATCTCAAGTTTTAGCCAAAGCTCAACAAAACGTAACGGGCGAAGAAGCTCCGTACATTTTGCGTGCAGGCAATCACTTTTATGTGGCTGATGTTCCATTCAGCTTTATGCACGAAGCAGATCGATATCTGGTATTTGCTGACGTTCTATTTGATATCTTGAATGCCAAGCCTCGTCACAACGACAAGTATGCTTTCTTACGTATTGAAGACGTGCACGCCTTGGTTCCACTCAGCTGGTTGTACATCACGAACAAAGTTCTGAAAGAAGAACAAGTTCCGCTTAATATCTCGATTATCCCGATCTTTTACGATCCATTGAAACAATACACGAACAACCCTAACGAGCAGTTGTTATCCATGGACCGCGTTCCTGCATTCATGAATTACATCCAGGATTCCAAAGCACAAGGTGCAAACTTCATCTGGCACGGTGTTACTCACCAATACAAAAACCAATTCAACCCTCACTCCGGCACTTCCGGTGACGACTTTGAATTCTTTGATGTGGCTAACAATGGCCCCATCGCTGAAGACAGCGTGGGTTATGTCATGGATAAACTTGAAGACGGATTCTCTGTTCTTCAAAAAGCCGGCATCACACCTAAAATCTGGTTAACGCCGCACTATCAAGCGAGCACTTTGGACAATATCATTTTCGCCAATGTGTTTTCCTGGAATGTGGGCCGCGTGATCTATTACAACTTTAAAGCTCAAGGTTTAACACCTTCTGCAGATCCAGCGTTGTGGCTTGAAACTAAAGCTGCCAACGGCAAGCAATTGCGCGATCAATTCTTTAAAGATTTGAAAGTGACAACGGGTTCAAAAAACTGGAGCGGTCAGTTCTTCCCATACGAAATTTTTGGAGACGTGCACGGTCAACGTGTTATCCCTGAAAACCTGGGTAACTCGCAACCATTCCAAAATGACCACGTAACAAATCCTCGCAGCAAAGAAGACATCGTAGCCGATGCGAAAAGAAACCTGGTATTGCGTGATGCTTGGGCTTCATTCTTCTATCACCCGTTCCTATTCACGACTTACGAAGATGGCGGACGTGGTTCCTACCCAGGCGATGCAAGTGAACTTCGTTTCATTTTGCAGGAGCTAAAAAAGATGGGCTACAAGTTCATCGATATTAATGATTTTACGAATAAAAATACGAAATTTAAAAGACCTGAACCAATTTATAAGGATGTCCAGTAA
- the wecB gene encoding non-hydrolyzing UDP-N-acetylglucosamine 2-epimerase, whose protein sequence is MKTLLFVFGTRPEAIKCAPVILKAQKDPRFKVLVCSTGQHREMIRPLFDFFGIKPDFDLDLMRPGQTLIDISMGVMAGLNKILNENKIDAVVVQGDTTSGFIGSLVAFYNKVSVVHIEAGLRSGDIYSPFPEEFNRKGTALVSKVHLAPTETAKENLLREHYPAEDIFVTGNTGIDALFEVKRKIAATPQLQTEVAGKYSFLNPKRKMILVTVHRRESFGEPMEEVMKGLLELSRREDLELMIPLHMNPQVRASAKKIFGDNAQWIDKGETLNPANKIWLCEPVDYVPFIYLMDKAHMIITDSGGVQEEAPSLGKPILVAREKTERPEAIAAGTSKLIPLEQAKFFKMASEVLDTPEIFNRMSQAKNPFGDGKASEKILDILDTKL, encoded by the coding sequence ATGAAAACTCTGCTTTTTGTATTCGGTACTCGTCCTGAAGCCATCAAATGTGCGCCTGTTATTTTAAAAGCCCAAAAAGATCCGCGCTTTAAAGTTCTTGTCTGTTCGACAGGTCAGCATCGCGAAATGATTCGTCCATTATTCGATTTTTTTGGCATCAAACCTGATTTCGACTTGGATCTTATGCGCCCAGGACAAACTTTGATTGATATTTCCATGGGAGTGATGGCGGGTTTAAATAAAATCCTGAATGAAAACAAAATCGACGCCGTCGTCGTTCAAGGTGATACGACAAGTGGGTTTATCGGAAGCCTGGTTGCTTTCTATAACAAAGTTTCTGTCGTTCATATCGAGGCCGGCCTTCGCTCGGGAGACATCTACTCCCCCTTCCCTGAAGAGTTTAATCGCAAAGGCACAGCTTTGGTTTCTAAAGTGCACTTGGCACCCACTGAGACGGCGAAAGAAAATCTTTTACGCGAACACTATCCGGCTGAAGATATCTTCGTAACCGGCAACACCGGTATCGATGCATTGTTTGAAGTGAAAAGAAAAATCGCAGCCACTCCGCAGCTTCAAACTGAAGTGGCTGGAAAATACTCTTTCCTGAATCCAAAACGCAAAATGATTTTGGTAACAGTTCATCGTCGTGAATCCTTCGGTGAACCTATGGAAGAAGTGATGAAAGGATTGCTGGAGCTTTCCCGTCGCGAAGACCTGGAATTGATGATTCCACTTCATATGAATCCCCAAGTTCGTGCCTCTGCTAAAAAGATTTTTGGGGACAACGCCCAGTGGATCGATAAGGGTGAAACTTTAAATCCAGCTAACAAAATCTGGCTGTGTGAGCCCGTCGACTATGTTCCGTTTATCTATCTGATGGATAAAGCCCACATGATCATTACTGATTCTGGTGGTGTTCAAGAGGAAGCTCCGTCTTTGGGTAAGCCTATATTGGTTGCCAGAGAAAAAACTGAGCGCCCCGAAGCCATTGCTGCCGGGACGTCTAAATTAATCCCACTTGAGCAGGCCAAATTCTTCAAAATGGCTAGCGAAGTATTGGACACTCCTGAAATTTTTAACCGTATGTCACAGGCTAAAAACCCTTTTGGCGACGGTAAAGCATCTGAGAAAATCTTAGATATTCTGGACACCAAACTTTAA
- a CDS encoding FBP domain-containing protein, with translation MQTSETSYQTEHVFSISSEEELISCFRERDQKKLLLPDNLKYPFNVRSYFTWKEPSGVYTYLLFKMPNWDMPRGVAFKRTHTGGEPTGGLCNWCNAYGSSEDIGLLSVAMNANVSNSYLICQDLRCIEKIEESAMLAGKNPDKNIADLFSKMSKLFENLSGSKKD, from the coding sequence ATGCAAACATCTGAGACAAGTTATCAAACCGAACATGTATTCTCGATCTCTTCCGAGGAAGAATTGATTTCCTGTTTTCGTGAGCGTGATCAGAAGAAGCTACTTTTGCCTGATAACCTAAAATATCCATTCAATGTTCGTTCTTACTTTACTTGGAAAGAACCTTCCGGGGTTTACACTTATCTTTTATTTAAAATGCCGAATTGGGATATGCCTCGTGGGGTGGCGTTTAAAAGAACTCACACTGGTGGAGAACCCACAGGTGGCTTGTGCAATTGGTGTAATGCCTATGGTTCTTCGGAAGACATTGGGCTCTTGTCAGTTGCGATGAATGCTAACGTCAGTAATTCCTATCTGATTTGTCAGGATCTTCGCTGTATTGAAAAGATCGAAGAAAGCGCCATGCTAGCAGGCAAAAACCCCGACAAAAACATCGCGGATCTTTTTAGTAAGATGTCTAAGCTTTTTGAAAACTTAAGCGGATCCAAGAAAGACTAA
- a CDS encoding Hsp20/alpha crystallin family protein, translated as MRMLTTTPYWTTRSLTSGLSSMFDEMEHIAKIYDDRDFTPACDLTENETHYFMSMDLPGLNKEDLKIDITNNLLTVSGERKRNSADDSRKYQLFERRHGFFKRSFTLPSSIESAKVEARYENGVLELYLPKTEAARPRKIEIQDGKTGIFERLIG; from the coding sequence ATGAGAATGTTAACAACTACACCATATTGGACAACACGCAGTCTTACTTCTGGACTCTCCAGTATGTTCGATGAAATGGAGCATATTGCAAAAATTTATGATGATCGGGATTTCACTCCCGCCTGCGATCTTACTGAAAATGAAACGCATTACTTCATGAGCATGGATCTGCCAGGGTTAAATAAAGAAGACTTAAAAATTGATATTACCAACAACCTTTTGACGGTCTCTGGTGAGCGAAAAAGAAATTCAGCAGACGACAGTCGAAAATATCAATTGTTTGAAAGAAGACATGGCTTTTTCAAACGAAGCTTTACACTTCCCTCAAGCATTGAATCTGCGAAAGTAGAAGCTCGCTATGAAAATGGAGTATTAGAGCTGTACCTTCCTAAAACCGAAGCTGCAAGGCCAAGAAAAATTGAGATTCAAGACGGAAAAACCGGAATTTTCGAACGTCTGATTGGCTAA
- a CDS encoding pseudouridine-5'-phosphate glycosidase gives MKHLKVQLTDEVAEALKAGKPVVALESTIISHGMPYPQNYEMALAVEEQVRSHGAVPATIAIIDGVLRAGLSKPEIESFAKKGMQIAKVSRRDIPMIVAAKKDGATTVASTMIIAELAGISIFATGGIGGVHRGAEQTMDISADLEELAQTNVAVICAGAKSILDIGLTLEYLETKGVPVLGYQTSELPAFYTRESGFKVDANVETAENIAEILRAKWNLGLNGGVVIANPAPKEYSLDFKEMEKVINNALAEMNEKGIKGKDSTPFLLGKVKELTAGKSLETNIQLVLNNAKLAAHIAAAYAAK, from the coding sequence ATGAAACACCTAAAAGTTCAGCTAACCGATGAAGTTGCAGAGGCCTTAAAGGCCGGTAAACCCGTTGTCGCCCTGGAGTCGACGATTATCTCTCACGGGATGCCGTATCCGCAGAATTATGAAATGGCCTTGGCGGTCGAAGAGCAGGTGCGTTCCCATGGCGCGGTTCCAGCGACGATCGCGATCATTGATGGTGTTTTGCGTGCGGGTCTTTCCAAACCTGAAATCGAAAGCTTTGCGAAAAAGGGAATGCAGATCGCAAAAGTCAGTCGCCGGGATATTCCGATGATTGTTGCTGCAAAAAAAGACGGCGCAACAACAGTTGCGAGCACGATGATCATTGCGGAACTTGCAGGAATTTCGATTTTTGCAACGGGCGGTATCGGTGGCGTGCATCGCGGTGCTGAACAGACGATGGATATTTCTGCAGACTTGGAAGAGCTTGCTCAAACGAATGTTGCGGTGATCTGTGCGGGTGCTAAATCTATTCTCGATATCGGTTTAACTCTGGAATACCTTGAAACAAAAGGTGTCCCCGTGCTGGGATATCAAACATCCGAACTGCCAGCGTTCTATACTCGTGAAAGTGGATTTAAAGTAGATGCAAATGTCGAGACGGCAGAAAATATTGCTGAGATCCTGCGAGCAAAATGGAATTTGGGCTTGAATGGCGGAGTGGTGATCGCAAACCCCGCTCCTAAAGAATACTCTCTGGATTTTAAAGAAATGGAAAAAGTCATCAACAATGCGTTAGCTGAGATGAATGAAAAGGGAATCAAAGGGAAAGACTCCACTCCATTCCTGTTAGGAAAAGTGAAAGAGCTGACGGCCGGAAAAAGCCTTGAGACGAATATTCAGTTGGTTCTAAATAACGCGAAGCTTGCGGCTCATATCGCTGCCGCATACGCAGCCAAATAG
- a CDS encoding glycosyltransferase, whose product MLFDALFILLAFAVVIGALVFTLDDLFIDLYALIFRMKPKVVTSDFITKIKQAPEKHFAILIANWKEAEVIAPMIRGNLRGLQYNNYTFFLGVYPNDTATWEAAKKLEDLFPHKVVVIVNTQPGPTSKGQMLNEMARQIIDSEIATGRKIDLFLMQDSEDVLHPHSLSLMNHYSSQADFVQIPVFSFDVPAASLVGGVYIDEFSESHTKDLLVRERMGAAIPSAGVGTCIGKNLMLKLQDAQEGQFLKEDTLTEDYHLGMMTKQLGFKSKFACVQYEKENGKKEFIATREYFPHLMQASMRQKSRWTLGIAFQGMDNLSWNGTFVDKYFMWRDRRGPLNSVLIVFSALLLVMFASARATGHLPEILQTNLFQALLLLNLLNMSVRVVQRMKAVSRTNARMHIALVPVRWLLANVINIGATVKAYRQYKESIRTGKRPAWIKTEHRMPEHFGKEIEVQST is encoded by the coding sequence ATGTTGTTTGATGCTCTATTTATCTTATTGGCATTCGCGGTTGTGATTGGCGCTCTGGTATTCACGTTAGATGACCTTTTCATCGATCTTTACGCGCTGATCTTTAGAATGAAACCGAAAGTTGTGACTTCTGATTTCATCACTAAGATCAAACAAGCTCCGGAAAAACATTTCGCAATTTTGATCGCAAACTGGAAAGAAGCAGAAGTCATCGCTCCGATGATTCGCGGAAACCTGCGCGGTCTTCAGTACAATAACTACACTTTCTTTCTAGGTGTTTACCCGAATGACACGGCGACTTGGGAAGCTGCTAAAAAGCTTGAAGATCTATTTCCACACAAAGTCGTTGTGATCGTGAACACGCAACCTGGTCCGACTTCTAAAGGCCAGATGCTAAACGAGATGGCTCGTCAGATTATTGATTCGGAAATCGCTACCGGGCGCAAAATTGATTTGTTCTTGATGCAGGACTCTGAAGACGTGCTTCATCCACATTCACTCAGCTTGATGAATCACTATTCGTCTCAAGCAGACTTCGTGCAAATCCCGGTATTTTCTTTTGACGTTCCTGCCGCATCCCTGGTGGGTGGCGTTTACATCGATGAATTTTCGGAATCACACACCAAAGATCTGTTGGTTCGCGAGCGCATGGGCGCAGCGATTCCGTCTGCGGGCGTGGGCACATGCATCGGTAAAAATCTGATGTTGAAACTTCAAGATGCGCAAGAAGGTCAGTTCTTAAAAGAAGATACTCTGACTGAGGACTATCACTTGGGCATGATGACGAAGCAATTGGGCTTTAAATCCAAGTTCGCTTGCGTTCAGTACGAAAAAGAAAATGGCAAAAAGGAATTCATCGCGACTCGCGAATACTTCCCGCATTTGATGCAGGCATCGATGCGCCAAAAATCCCGTTGGACTTTGGGAATTGCTTTCCAAGGTATGGATAACCTTTCTTGGAATGGAACTTTCGTCGACAAATACTTCATGTGGAGAGATCGCCGCGGTCCTTTGAACAGCGTCTTGATCGTATTCTCTGCTTTGTTACTGGTTATGTTCGCTTCCGCACGCGCCACAGGACACCTGCCGGAAATTCTGCAAACGAATTTATTCCAAGCATTGTTGCTCCTGAATCTTCTGAATATGTCCGTGCGTGTAGTGCAACGAATGAAAGCCGTCTCTCGTACCAATGCGCGTATGCACATTGCGCTGGTACCCGTCAGATGGCTTCTTGCAAATGTTATTAATATCGGCGCGACGGTGAAAGCTTATCGCCAATACAAAGAAAGTATCAGAACAGGAAAACGCCCGGCGTGGATTAAAACCGAGCACCGTATGCCTGAGCACTTTGGAAAAGAGATTGAGGTTCAAAGCACATGA
- a CDS encoding DUF6151 family protein, with protein MQVAFECDCGKVKGTVESKHLKGYRAVCLCDDCQAYAHYLKRADTLDANGGTDIIPVMPSHLKIQEGMDKMKSVRLYRSGMFRWYSECCKTPIGNAMTSAKMPYIGMAARIFEKKSSPEKVNEIFGPIRERMQAQFAKGPLPPLAQKRVSFPFMARVVKFILTAKITGAGSPSPFFTSEGTPTLEPYVLTKEERESLRPLCGTLRTDI; from the coding sequence ATGCAAGTGGCATTCGAATGTGATTGTGGAAAAGTTAAAGGCACTGTGGAATCCAAACACCTTAAAGGCTATCGTGCGGTTTGCCTTTGTGATGATTGCCAGGCTTATGCCCACTATTTGAAACGTGCTGATACTTTAGATGCCAATGGCGGGACGGATATTATTCCGGTGATGCCTTCGCATTTAAAGATTCAAGAGGGCATGGATAAAATGAAGTCTGTGCGCCTGTATAGATCAGGAATGTTCCGCTGGTATTCCGAATGCTGCAAGACTCCCATCGGCAATGCGATGACTTCCGCAAAAATGCCTTACATCGGTATGGCCGCGCGTATCTTTGAAAAGAAAAGTTCCCCAGAAAAAGTAAATGAAATATTCGGACCGATTCGCGAAAGAATGCAAGCACAGTTTGCCAAGGGCCCTTTGCCACCGCTTGCGCAGAAGAGAGTTTCATTTCCATTCATGGCCCGAGTCGTGAAATTCATCCTGACGGCCAAGATCACAGGCGCTGGGTCACCTTCACCGTTCTTTACTTCAGAAGGCACACCTACGCTGGAACCTTATGTTCTAACGAAAGAAGAGCGCGAATCACTGCGCCCTCTGTGTGGAACTTTACGTACTGATATTTAA
- a CDS encoding PDZ domain-containing protein — MRILVLIISVFCSAQALAMTSSEMRAKGCIPFRQEDGTITMKCKAPPYQIQEAHELELKAGDVITEINGEPVDSPAKAMELYQSQKASTMSIERAPQEARGINEETTDNN, encoded by the coding sequence ATGAGAATTCTAGTATTGATCATATCAGTATTTTGCTCTGCACAAGCCTTGGCGATGACTTCATCGGAAATGAGAGCAAAGGGCTGCATCCCTTTCCGCCAAGAGGACGGAACGATCACGATGAAATGCAAAGCGCCGCCGTACCAAATTCAAGAAGCCCACGAGCTAGAATTAAAAGCTGGTGACGTGATTACTGAAATCAATGGTGAACCGGTCGACAGCCCAGCCAAAGCCATGGAACTTTATCAGTCGCAGAAGGCCTCAACGATGTCCATCGAACGTGCCCCTCAAGAAGCGCGTGGCATTAATGAAGAGACGACAGATAACAATTAA
- a CDS encoding outer membrane lipoprotein-sorting protein, whose product MLRLPLKISKKALAITSLIGVIIITLASLFALPKLTTQYSLKQFLPKDNALLKLDEKSRQTFQLSEVQPFIITAKVNKDNGDWFNQSKISDLEQLTELVSNFPGVRTALSLATVQGAISNENGLSVGPLLKNVPVQNWRTETLANPIIAPTLISKDGKTASIIVSINRLNTHELTALRQNLQVTATAALPFADVQLGGTPAVQTDVGQLLQTELRNFVVLGFVACFIVLALIFSNFSPLVISFIVIVCANILVVAVMALVGLPFSILSTTIPILTTVDVVSLCIHTLLRYAEEKKASPEKSHEDLVMMTLKAILKPNMIASLTTMIGFLSLLTTNVPLIREYGVTAAISIVTGWIVTTILLFPLLLFLKGPQAREWAWAKARWGLYLFRRSGLWTTGIIIVSLGLALKGHSLSWSARLFDDLPQNHQVRLSTETIDRELGGMIPVDIEIAGGQDSWNDPKLIERLDSLSADLRQTKGIGSVVSLPDLVAAASFQHSRLPASRSSTAEIFFLYSLSNESPLKNFLNADSSKTRVSVRTQDLPGNELHALVQVVREKTEKAFPGMGVQVTGMGSTIHSLNNDLSHELIFGFWQSMLAIVVVLVFVFKSLRWSLVACIPNLVPPAALLGFLAISETPIKPSVAIIFSIALGLAFNNTVYLLSRLRVMQKNTKSGKLDIEKALWLEGNPCLISSLTLLAGFSVFMASYFAMNRIFGFYMLLSMLAGLVGDLILLPTMLKSCPWLLGPLRFKKEKVMATAASILLAIIVISTPFKLWAQGLPTAETLGKEMSSRISTKDETFIAEMKIIEADGSKKERQMQIWRMSPSKKDHSMMVRMLKPADLKGTALLATMKNDKEDKWIYLPSSKQVRRLTGENSKGGILGSELSAEDFDFNRDSSATTTVKKELEVKGAKFYLVESDVSANSPNYSKIVSYVSAKEFLPIKAECFDKQSKLVKTIDFGDYKKLPGGKFRAGSIKIRNVQNKRGTDITLSDIKINQNLKASKFNPKALADD is encoded by the coding sequence ATGTTGCGACTGCCTTTGAAAATTTCAAAAAAAGCCCTAGCGATCACCTCATTGATCGGCGTGATTATTATAACTCTGGCTAGTTTGTTTGCTTTACCGAAACTTACAACTCAGTACAGTCTTAAGCAGTTTCTTCCCAAAGATAACGCTCTTCTAAAGCTTGATGAAAAAAGTCGTCAGACGTTTCAACTATCTGAAGTTCAACCTTTCATCATCACAGCAAAAGTTAACAAGGATAACGGAGATTGGTTCAATCAATCTAAAATTTCTGATCTTGAACAATTAACTGAACTCGTGTCAAATTTCCCGGGAGTCCGCACTGCACTTTCTTTGGCAACAGTTCAAGGCGCCATCAGTAATGAAAATGGTTTAAGTGTCGGTCCCTTGCTAAAAAATGTTCCTGTTCAGAACTGGAGAACCGAAACTCTTGCAAATCCGATAATTGCGCCGACTCTGATTTCCAAAGACGGTAAGACCGCTTCTATTATTGTCAGCATCAACAGACTCAATACTCACGAACTGACAGCTCTTCGCCAGAACCTGCAGGTTACAGCGACGGCAGCACTTCCCTTTGCTGATGTTCAGTTGGGTGGAACTCCCGCAGTACAAACAGACGTTGGGCAACTACTGCAGACAGAGCTGCGAAATTTCGTGGTACTTGGATTCGTGGCATGTTTTATCGTCCTAGCCCTTATATTTTCCAACTTCTCCCCGCTGGTTATTTCCTTCATCGTCATCGTGTGCGCTAATATTTTAGTAGTTGCGGTGATGGCATTGGTTGGGCTGCCATTCTCTATTCTGTCGACGACAATTCCAATTCTAACAACTGTGGACGTCGTTTCTCTCTGTATTCATACACTCCTCCGATATGCCGAAGAAAAGAAAGCTTCTCCAGAAAAGTCCCATGAGGATCTGGTGATGATGACTCTTAAAGCTATTTTAAAACCCAACATGATCGCTTCTTTGACGACGATGATTGGTTTCCTGAGTCTGCTTACGACCAATGTTCCACTTATTCGTGAATACGGCGTAACGGCAGCGATATCTATTGTTACCGGATGGATTGTGACCACGATCTTACTCTTCCCACTTCTTTTATTCTTAAAAGGCCCACAGGCACGCGAGTGGGCTTGGGCTAAAGCGCGTTGGGGACTCTATTTATTCCGTCGCAGTGGCTTATGGACAACAGGGATCATCATCGTATCTTTGGGATTGGCTTTGAAAGGTCACAGCCTGTCTTGGTCCGCTCGTCTGTTTGATGATCTTCCTCAGAATCATCAGGTTCGCTTATCGACCGAAACTATCGACAGAGAACTAGGTGGCATGATTCCAGTGGACATCGAGATCGCTGGTGGTCAAGATTCGTGGAATGATCCAAAACTTATCGAAAGACTGGACTCCCTTTCCGCAGATCTTCGCCAAACGAAAGGCATTGGCAGTGTCGTGAGCTTACCGGATCTGGTAGCAGCCGCCAGCTTTCAACACTCAAGATTGCCTGCAAGTCGCAGCTCCACAGCAGAGATCTTCTTTTTGTATTCATTGTCTAATGAAAGTCCTTTAAAAAACTTTCTAAACGCCGACAGCTCAAAAACCCGCGTTTCGGTTAGAACTCAAGATTTACCCGGAAATGAATTGCATGCTCTGGTACAAGTCGTACGCGAAAAAACTGAAAAAGCCTTTCCGGGAATGGGAGTACAAGTCACTGGAATGGGGTCTACGATCCATTCCTTAAATAATGATCTTTCCCACGAGCTGATTTTTGGATTCTGGCAATCGATGTTAGCGATTGTCGTGGTTTTAGTTTTTGTATTTAAGTCACTGCGTTGGTCGCTGGTGGCTTGTATTCCAAATCTGGTTCCTCCGGCGGCCCTGCTCGGCTTCCTGGCAATTTCAGAAACGCCAATCAAACCCAGTGTCGCAATTATTTTCTCGATCGCTCTTGGCTTGGCATTCAACAACACCGTTTATCTTTTGTCTCGTTTGCGAGTCATGCAAAAGAACACAAAAAGTGGAAAGCTAGATATCGAAAAAGCCTTGTGGCTTGAGGGCAACCCGTGCCTGATCTCGAGTCTTACGTTGCTGGCTGGCTTCTCGGTGTTTATGGCTTCATATTTCGCCATGAACCGCATCTTTGGTTTCTATATGCTTTTGTCTATGCTGGCTGGTCTGGTAGGGGATTTGATTCTTTTACCGACGATGCTGAAAAGTTGCCCGTGGCTTCTGGGACCTTTACGTTTTAAGAAGGAGAAAGTTATGGCAACAGCAGCATCTATCCTTCTGGCAATCATCGTGATCAGCACTCCATTCAAACTTTGGGCCCAGGGACTGCCCACGGCAGAAACTTTGGGGAAAGAAATGAGTTCTCGAATCAGCACAAAGGATGAGACCTTTATCGCTGAAATGAAAATCATCGAAGCCGATGGCTCCAAAAAAGAACGTCAGATGCAAATCTGGCGTATGAGCCCCTCTAAAAAAGATCATTCAATGATGGTCAGAATGCTTAAACCTGCAGACCTAAAAGGCACTGCGCTTTTAGCCACGATGAAAAACGATAAGGAAGACAAATGGATTTACCTTCCCTCCTCCAAACAAGTGCGTCGTTTGACGGGCGAAAACAGCAAAGGTGGAATTCTTGGCTCTGAACTAAGTGCCGAGGATTTTGATTTCAATCGCGACTCCTCAGCCACGACGACCGTGAAAAAAGAATTGGAAGTAAAGGGTGCCAAATTCTATTTAGTTGAAAGCGATGTTTCTGCGAACTCTCCGAATTACTCGAAAATTGTTAGTTATGTTTCAGCGAAAGAGTTTTTGCCAATCAAAGCCGAGTGTTTTGATAAACAATCGAAATTGGTAAAGACGATTGATTTTGGTGATTACAAAAAGCTTCCGGGTGGAAAATTCCGCGCTGGCAGCATTAAGATCCGTAACGTGCAAAATAAACGCGGCACAGATATCACTTTGTCTGATATCAAAATTAATCAAAACCTGAAAGCTTCCAAATTTAATCCCAAAGCTCTTGCAGACGACTAA